The following proteins are co-located in the Blattabacterium sp. (Blatta orientalis) str. Tarazona genome:
- the ileS gene encoding isoleucine--tRNA ligase, which yields MSKIFREYKKLDLKKISAEIYQYWKKNNISQKSFQSRNISEKKISTYILYEGPPSLNGSPGLHHMVARTIKDIFCRYHTIKGKKVIRKAGWDTHGLPIELNVEKKMGITKNDVGKNISIEEYNKLCKSFVNESMKEWINFTNRIGYWLDMRDPFITYNPKYIESVWWLIKTFYQKKILYKDYTIQPYSPAAGTGLSHHELNMPGTYKEVKQIAPTLKFKAKKETLPKEIRNFLGDIYFLSWTTTPWTLPSNTALAIGSNIDYLLVKIYNPYTFLKENIIFSERLIHKVLSPKKFYPVSNSSEFDHIKIKKNRFPYFIEYKFKGSKLIQSRYEQLLPWFKPHQEEEKAFRVIEGDYVNAIEGTGIVHVSPTFGIEDLKIAREHNIPSLLVLNQEKKLVPLVDMRGRFLKNFPHGFGGKYVKKDFDSKKNKKQVSVDQEIVSFLEKEKKLFQVEMYAHFYPHCWRTEKPILYYPLDSWFINTTQIKNKMILLNKRVNWYPKFIGKKRFESWLENVKNWNLSRSRYWGTPLPIWRTKNGNEEIVIGSIKELFMEIQKSIEHGFMHNIPWKNFTPGDMKDENYEKIDLHKHFLDKVILVSSQGEPMNREPDLIDVWFDSGAMPYAQFHYPFENKDFIDKNFFFPADFIAEGIDQTRGWFFTLHVISSILFNSKAYKNVISTGLVLDEKGHKMSKSKGNAINPFNLIEDYGPDAIRWYIVFNSEPWDNLKFNIKEIHTGINKFFGTLYNIYSFFVLYANIDGFYYKEEDCYSENNTELDFWILSELNTMIKIVDEHYSNYNPTKAARFIFYFVLDKLSNWYVRLCRRRFWKEKYTKSKISAYQILYKCLITVAKLISPITPFFSERLYMDLNSVTKKETFESIHLADFPVYNSNFINKELEERMALVQKITAMVFSVRKKNGIKIRQPLQKLLVLVHDSKIRFGLQKISEILKQEINVKEIEYPDSYKSLELKKRIQPNYRSLGPRFGNRTQKISEIIKRFTQKEIQEIEIKKKYVFFLQGEKVVLFLKDVKITTEIIKNWSILFDNELTIALDLRVTNSLWEEGVIRGLVRDIQKLRKKCNYEVLEKILIYINAIQKIKSLIQKHKDYICQETLAVDLLLEEDIEKKGIMVNFEENSIYILIRKVENI from the coding sequence ATGTCAAAAATATTTAGAGAGTATAAAAAACTAGACCTTAAAAAGATTTCTGCAGAAATATATCAATACTGGAAAAAAAACAATATTTCTCAAAAAAGTTTTCAATCTAGAAATATTTCTGAGAAGAAAATATCTACCTATATTCTTTATGAAGGACCACCTTCTTTAAATGGAAGTCCAGGACTACACCATATGGTAGCCAGAACTATAAAAGATATTTTTTGTAGATATCATACTATTAAAGGAAAAAAAGTGATTAGAAAAGCAGGATGGGATACTCATGGGTTACCTATTGAGCTGAATGTTGAGAAAAAAATGGGAATTACTAAAAATGATGTAGGGAAAAATATCAGTATAGAAGAATATAATAAACTTTGTAAAAGTTTCGTGAACGAATCGATGAAAGAATGGATTAATTTTACGAATAGAATAGGATACTGGTTAGACATGAGGGATCCATTCATTACATATAATCCAAAATATATAGAAAGTGTCTGGTGGTTAATCAAAACATTCTATCAAAAAAAGATTCTTTATAAAGATTATACAATTCAACCATATTCCCCTGCTGCAGGAACTGGATTAAGCCATCATGAGTTAAACATGCCAGGAACCTATAAGGAGGTAAAACAAATAGCTCCTACTTTAAAATTTAAAGCAAAAAAAGAAACCTTACCAAAAGAAATTCGTAATTTCTTAGGAGACATTTATTTTCTATCTTGGACTACTACTCCTTGGACTCTTCCATCTAATACTGCATTAGCTATCGGGTCGAATATAGATTATCTCTTAGTGAAAATTTATAATCCTTATACTTTTTTAAAAGAAAACATTATTTTTTCTGAAAGGTTAATTCATAAAGTCTTATCTCCAAAAAAATTTTATCCCGTTTCAAATAGTAGTGAATTTGATCATATAAAAATCAAAAAAAATAGATTTCCTTATTTTATTGAATATAAATTTAAAGGAAGTAAATTAATTCAAAGTAGATATGAACAATTACTTCCTTGGTTTAAACCTCATCAAGAAGAAGAAAAAGCCTTTCGAGTTATAGAAGGTGATTATGTAAATGCAATAGAAGGGACAGGGATAGTTCATGTATCTCCTACATTTGGAATAGAGGATTTAAAAATAGCTAGAGAACATAATATTCCATCTCTGTTAGTCTTAAATCAGGAAAAAAAACTAGTTCCTTTAGTAGATATGAGAGGAAGGTTTTTAAAAAATTTTCCTCATGGATTTGGTGGAAAATATGTCAAGAAGGATTTTGATTCAAAAAAAAATAAAAAACAAGTTTCTGTAGATCAAGAAATAGTTTCTTTTCTTGAGAAAGAAAAGAAACTATTTCAAGTAGAAATGTATGCACATTTTTATCCACATTGTTGGAGAACAGAAAAACCTATACTTTATTATCCTTTAGATTCATGGTTTATAAATACTACTCAAATAAAAAATAAGATGATTCTTTTAAATAAAAGAGTCAATTGGTATCCGAAATTTATAGGAAAAAAACGTTTCGAATCTTGGCTAGAAAATGTAAAAAACTGGAATTTATCACGTTCTAGATATTGGGGCACACCATTACCCATTTGGAGAACAAAAAACGGAAATGAAGAAATAGTCATAGGATCTATTAAAGAATTATTTATGGAAATTCAAAAATCTATTGAACATGGATTTATGCATAACATCCCATGGAAGAATTTTACTCCAGGTGATATGAAAGATGAAAATTACGAAAAAATAGATTTACACAAACATTTTTTGGATAAGGTGATATTAGTTTCTAGTCAAGGAGAACCAATGAATAGAGAACCTGACTTAATAGATGTATGGTTTGATTCTGGAGCTATGCCATATGCTCAATTTCATTATCCATTTGAGAATAAAGATTTTATAGATAAGAATTTTTTTTTCCCCGCAGATTTTATTGCAGAAGGGATAGATCAAACAAGAGGATGGTTTTTTACATTACATGTTATTAGTTCTATTTTATTTAATTCTAAAGCATATAAAAATGTTATATCTACTGGGTTAGTTTTGGATGAAAAAGGACATAAAATGTCTAAAAGCAAAGGGAATGCTATAAATCCATTCAATTTGATAGAAGATTATGGACCGGATGCTATCCGTTGGTATATTGTATTTAATTCTGAACCTTGGGATAATTTAAAATTTAACATAAAAGAAATTCATACAGGAATCAATAAATTTTTTGGAACCCTTTACAATATTTATTCTTTCTTTGTTCTCTATGCTAATATAGATGGATTTTACTATAAAGAAGAAGATTGTTATTCAGAAAACAACACAGAATTAGATTTTTGGATTCTTTCTGAATTGAATACAATGATTAAGATAGTGGATGAACATTACTCAAATTATAATCCTACTAAAGCCGCTCGTTTTATTTTCTATTTTGTATTAGATAAGTTAAGTAATTGGTATGTCAGGTTATGTAGAAGAAGATTTTGGAAAGAAAAATATACGAAAAGTAAAATATCTGCGTATCAAATTCTTTATAAATGTCTGATTACAGTCGCTAAATTAATTTCTCCTATTACTCCATTTTTTTCAGAGAGATTATATATGGATTTAAACTCAGTTACAAAAAAAGAAACTTTTGAAAGTATTCATTTAGCTGATTTTCCAGTTTATAATTCAAATTTTATAAATAAAGAATTGGAAGAAAGAATGGCACTTGTTCAGAAAATTACTGCTATGGTTTTTTCTGTTAGAAAAAAGAATGGGATAAAAATTCGTCAACCTTTACAAAAATTACTTGTTTTGGTTCATGATTCTAAAATCCGTTTCGGATTACAAAAAATATCTGAGATTCTTAAACAAGAAATTAATGTCAAGGAAATTGAATATCCGGATTCTTATAAATCTTTAGAATTAAAAAAGCGTATTCAACCAAATTATAGATCTTTAGGTCCTAGATTTGGAAATAGAACTCAAAAAATTTCTGAAATCATCAAAAGATTCACTCAGAAGGAGATTCAAGAAATAGAAATTAAAAAGAAATATGTTTTTTTTCTTCAAGGAGAAAAGGTTGTACTTTTTTTAAAAGATGTTAAAATAACCACTGAAATTATTAAAAATTGGTCTATTCTATTTGATAATGAATTGACAATCGCTTTAGATCTTCGCGTGACTAATTCTCTTTGGGAAGAAGGGGTTATAAGAGGATTGGTTAGGGATATACAGAAATTGAGAAAAAAGTGTAACTATGAGGTTTTAGAAAAGATATTAATCTATATAAATGCCATTCAAAAAATAAAATCTCTCATACAGAAACACAAAGATTATATTTGTCAAGAAACTCTAGCTGTAGATCTTTTGTTAGAAGAAGATATAGAAAAAAAAGGGATAATGGTTAATTTTGAAGAAAATTCCATATATATACTGATTCGAAAAGTCGAAAATATATAA
- a CDS encoding TraR/DksA C4-type zinc finger protein: MKIKQRYSMEERNEFRKLILEKLEKAKKDLLILKESFANDQNNGTDDTYPTFKAFEEGSETLSKEQNAQIIEHLQKFIRSLNTALIRVENKDYGICRITKKLIPKARLMAVPHTTLSIEGKRKLKKKKVNF, from the coding sequence ATGAAAATAAAACAAAGATATTCGATGGAAGAGAGGAATGAGTTTCGGAAACTGATACTTGAAAAACTAGAAAAAGCCAAAAAAGATTTGTTAATCCTTAAAGAATCCTTTGCTAATGATCAAAATAATGGAACAGATGATACTTATCCTACATTTAAAGCTTTTGAAGAAGGATCAGAAACGCTTAGTAAAGAACAAAATGCTCAAATCATAGAACACTTACAAAAATTTATACGAAGTTTGAATACAGCTTTAATTAGAGTTGAAAACAAAGATTATGGAATTTGTCGCATAACAAAAAAATTGATTCCTAAAGCACGTTTAATGGCCGTTCCACATACTACTTTAAGTATTGAAGGAAAAAGAAAGTTGAAGAAAAAAAAAGTAAATTTTTAA
- a CDS encoding lipoprotein signal peptidase, which translates to MKKIFLSISSILLTDQILKIYVKTHFELGSGVSIFPFFWIFFVENPGMAYGIYLAPGYLGKIILSIFRIILVFFLSIFLYKKNKKKSSNYLIIPTTFILSGAIGNFLDSALYGLLFDTGTIYDRGSHKWISYAGISKINLYLSNNGYANFMEGCVVDMFYFPIIDTYIPAWIPFFGGSHFHFFKPVFNFSDFIIFLGVILLFIFKNKIKHVKIF; encoded by the coding sequence TTGAAAAAAATTTTTCTAAGTATTTCCTCTATTTTATTAACAGATCAAATTTTAAAAATTTATGTAAAAACTCATTTTGAATTAGGGAGTGGAGTGTCTATTTTTCCATTTTTTTGGATTTTTTTTGTAGAAAACCCTGGAATGGCCTATGGGATTTATCTCGCTCCTGGATATTTAGGAAAAATTATTTTAAGTATTTTTCGTATCATTTTAGTTTTTTTTCTGTCTATTTTTCTTTATAAAAAGAATAAAAAAAAATCTTCTAATTATTTGATAATTCCTACCACTTTTATTTTATCGGGAGCTATAGGAAATTTTTTAGATAGCGCCTTATATGGATTGTTATTTGATACAGGAACTATTTATGATAGAGGATCTCATAAGTGGATTTCTTATGCAGGGATATCTAAAATAAATCTTTATTTATCAAATAATGGATATGCAAATTTCATGGAAGGATGCGTAGTAGACATGTTTTATTTTCCTATAATAGATACTTATATTCCTGCTTGGATTCCATTTTTTGGAGGATCTCATTTTCATTTTTTTAAACCAGTTTTCAATTTTTCAGATTTTATAATATTTCTCGGAGTTATTTTATTGTTTATTTTCAAAAATAAAATCAAACATGTAAAAATTTTTTGA
- the tuf gene encoding elongation factor Tu → MAKEKFKRDKPHLNIGTTGHVDHGKTTLTAAITKVLSEIGLAEEKSFDAIDNAPEEKARGITINTSHVEYETVKRHYAHVDCPGHADYIKNMITGAAQMDGAILVVAATDGPMPQTREHILLARQVGVPKIVVFMNKVDQVNDPELLELVEMEIRELLSKYEYDGDNIPMIKGSALGALNGEKKWVEKIQELMNVLDEYIPEPVREMDKEFLMPVEDVFTITGRGTVATGRIESGIINTGDLVDIIGMGEEKLSSTVTGVEMFRKILDKGQAGDNVGLLLRGIEKKDIRRGMVIGKPGSIKPHKKFKAEVYILTKEEGGRHTPFHDKYRPQFYLRTTDVTGEIHLSDGIEMVMPGDNISMEVDLHQPVALSENLRFAIREGGKTVGAGQVTKIMD, encoded by the coding sequence ATGGCAAAAGAAAAATTTAAACGTGACAAGCCACATTTAAATATAGGTACAACTGGTCACGTAGATCATGGAAAAACAACTTTAACAGCTGCCATTACAAAAGTATTATCAGAAATAGGATTGGCAGAGGAGAAAAGCTTTGATGCAATCGATAATGCTCCAGAGGAAAAAGCTAGAGGAATAACTATTAATACTTCTCATGTAGAATATGAAACAGTGAAGAGGCATTATGCCCATGTAGATTGTCCAGGACATGCGGATTATATTAAAAATATGATTACTGGAGCAGCTCAAATGGATGGAGCTATTTTAGTGGTTGCCGCTACAGACGGACCTATGCCTCAAACTAGAGAGCATATTTTATTAGCACGTCAAGTTGGAGTTCCCAAAATAGTTGTTTTTATGAATAAAGTAGATCAAGTAAATGATCCAGAATTATTAGAATTAGTAGAAATGGAAATCCGAGAGTTACTTTCTAAATATGAATATGATGGAGATAATATTCCTATGATTAAAGGATCTGCCTTAGGGGCTTTAAATGGAGAAAAGAAATGGGTAGAAAAGATACAAGAATTGATGAATGTATTAGATGAGTATATTCCAGAACCAGTTCGAGAAATGGATAAAGAATTTCTAATGCCTGTAGAAGATGTGTTTACCATTACAGGGAGAGGAACAGTAGCCACTGGTCGTATCGAAAGTGGAATCATTAATACAGGAGATTTAGTTGATATTATTGGAATGGGAGAAGAAAAATTATCGTCTACCGTAACAGGAGTAGAAATGTTTCGTAAAATTTTGGATAAAGGTCAAGCTGGAGATAATGTAGGACTTTTATTGCGTGGAATAGAAAAAAAAGATATCCGACGTGGAATGGTTATTGGAAAACCAGGATCTATAAAACCTCATAAGAAATTTAAAGCGGAAGTATATATTCTTACAAAAGAGGAAGGAGGTAGACATACTCCTTTTCATGATAAATATCGTCCACAATTTTATTTGAGAACAACAGATGTTACGGGAGAAATTCATCTGTCTGATGGAATAGAAATGGTTATGCCTGGAGATAATATTTCTATGGAAGTTGATTTACATCAACCGGTAGCTTTAAGTGAAAATTTGCGTTTTGCTATTCGTGAAGGAGGAAAGACTGTTGGAGCAGGACAAGTTACTAAGATTATGGATTAA
- a CDS encoding preprotein translocase subunit SecE has product MKKKFFLEIYDEFVYCITWPRWVDLQITTIIVSFFSIFLSLFLYGVDGFFIFFIKKLFSLK; this is encoded by the coding sequence ATGAAAAAAAAATTTTTTTTGGAAATTTACGATGAATTTGTTTATTGCATCACCTGGCCAAGGTGGGTTGATTTACAAATTACTACGATAATAGTGTCGTTTTTTTCTATATTTTTATCTCTGTTTCTATATGGAGTGGATGGTTTTTTTATTTTTTTTATTAAAAAATTATTTTCCTTAAAATAA
- the nusG gene encoding transcription termination/antitermination protein NusG, with protein MSDFERKWYVLKTISGQESKVKSYIENEIRDNGFQEYIGKVLVPIEKVIQMRKGKKIHREKVHFPGYVMIEVHLEGEAVHAIKNVPGVINFLSEGKGGSAIPMRKEEVNKMLGKIDQLSESYENFCIPFVVGETIKVIDGPFSGFNGTIEKINEEKRKLELAVLIFGRKTPLELNFTQIEKI; from the coding sequence ATGAGTGATTTTGAAAGAAAATGGTATGTTTTAAAAACCATTAGTGGTCAAGAAAGTAAGGTAAAATCCTATATTGAGAATGAAATTAGAGATAATGGATTTCAAGAATATATAGGAAAGGTTTTAGTCCCCATTGAAAAAGTTATCCAAATGAGAAAAGGGAAAAAAATTCATAGGGAAAAAGTGCACTTTCCAGGATATGTTATGATAGAAGTCCATCTTGAGGGAGAGGCTGTCCATGCCATCAAAAATGTTCCTGGTGTGATAAATTTTTTAAGTGAAGGAAAAGGAGGTTCTGCTATTCCTATGAGAAAAGAAGAGGTTAATAAAATGTTAGGAAAGATAGATCAATTATCCGAAAGTTATGAAAATTTTTGCATTCCTTTTGTAGTTGGAGAAACTATAAAAGTAATAGATGGCCCTTTTAGCGGTTTTAATGGAACTATTGAAAAAATTAATGAAGAAAAAAGAAAACTGGAATTAGCAGTTTTGATTTTTGGGAGAAAAACCCCCTTGGAATTGAATTTTACACAAATAGAGAAAATTTAG
- the rplK gene encoding 50S ribosomal protein L11, with amino-acid sequence MISQKKIVKKIKIQKINGGNANPSPPIGPILGSSGVNIMEFCKQYNSRTQKWKGEICPVIITIYEDKSFSFLIKKPPVSIQLMNLIKAEKGSREPNRSKIGKVSLDQIRMIAKNKMEDMNCSSIDSAISMISGTARSMGIEVDK; translated from the coding sequence ATGATTAGTCAAAAAAAAATAGTCAAAAAAATAAAAATACAAAAAATCAATGGAGGAAATGCAAACCCATCACCTCCTATTGGTCCTATTTTAGGAAGTTCAGGAGTGAATATTATGGAATTTTGTAAACAATATAATTCTAGGACTCAAAAATGGAAGGGAGAGATATGTCCAGTGATTATTACTATATATGAAGATAAATCTTTTTCTTTTCTAATTAAAAAACCTCCTGTATCTATTCAGTTAATGAATCTGATAAAAGCAGAAAAAGGATCCAGAGAACCAAATCGTTCTAAAATTGGAAAAGTTAGTTTGGATCAAATTAGAATGATTGCGAAAAATAAAATGGAAGATATGAATTGTTCTTCCATAGATTCTGCTATATCTATGATTTCTGGAACTGCACGTTCTATGGGAATAGAAGTCGATAAATAA
- the rplA gene encoding 50S ribosomal protein L1, with protein sequence MSKKLTKNRKKILEKINKNKKYSLEEASILLKEISFVKFDASVDISVHLNIDTRIPNQMVRGTVRLPHGTGRNVCVLALVPKDKELEAKEAGADYVGLDYLEKIKSGWLDIDVIVAMPSVMDQLSSVGKILGPRGLMPNPQVDTVSMNPGNSIKEIKSGKISFKTDRYGIIHASIGRISFNSQYISNNVKALMNKITRSKPSSSKGSYIKSIYLSTSMSSSVLVEFKSFINK encoded by the coding sequence ATGTCAAAGAAGTTAACTAAAAATAGAAAAAAAATTCTGGAAAAAATTAATAAGAATAAGAAATATTCTTTAGAGGAAGCATCTATTCTTCTTAAAGAAATATCTTTTGTTAAATTTGACGCTTCAGTGGATATTTCTGTTCATCTGAATATAGATACACGTATTCCAAATCAAATGGTACGAGGAACTGTTCGATTACCACATGGAACAGGAAGAAACGTTTGTGTTTTAGCTCTAGTTCCAAAAGATAAAGAATTGGAAGCTAAAGAAGCTGGGGCAGATTATGTAGGATTGGATTATCTAGAAAAAATTAAATCTGGATGGCTGGATATTGACGTTATTGTAGCTATGCCATCTGTTATGGATCAATTGAGTTCTGTAGGAAAAATATTAGGACCCAGGGGTCTAATGCCAAATCCTCAAGTGGATACAGTTTCTATGAATCCAGGAAATTCTATTAAGGAAATTAAATCTGGAAAAATTTCGTTTAAAACGGATCGTTATGGAATTATTCATGCTTCTATCGGAAGGATCTCTTTTAATTCTCAATATATATCAAATAATGTAAAAGCCCTCATGAATAAAATTACTCGGAGTAAACCTTCTTCTTCTAAAGGATCTTATATAAAAAGTATTTATTTATCGACTTCTATGAGTAGTAGTGTTTTAGTAGAATTTAAAAGTTTTATAAACAAATGA
- the rplJ gene encoding 50S ribosomal protein L10, translated as MKKEKKRTELSKLISILSDNDTIYLIDVSDLNSNQISILRKNFYEYNIQMRVVKNTLLKKALENIKNKKLDSFFSILNGNTSVLACNSDLGNIPSKIIRNFHVSEKIEKPYLKGAYIEESFYFGNKDLDVLINIKSKKDLIIDILKMLQSTIEQVILSIKNGENQIFRILKTLSISKNKRVF; from the coding sequence ATGAAGAAAGAAAAAAAAAGAACAGAATTATCAAAATTAATTTCTATATTATCGGATAATGATACAATATATTTAATTGATGTATCCGATTTAAATTCTAATCAAATTTCTATTCTAAGAAAGAATTTTTATGAATATAATATTCAAATGAGAGTAGTCAAAAATACTTTATTGAAAAAAGCTTTAGAAAATATTAAAAATAAAAAATTAGATTCTTTTTTTTCTATTTTAAATGGAAATACTTCTGTTTTAGCTTGCAATTCAGATTTAGGGAATATTCCATCAAAAATTATAAGAAATTTTCATGTTTCCGAAAAAATAGAAAAACCTTATTTAAAAGGAGCATATATAGAAGAATCTTTTTATTTTGGAAATAAAGATTTAGATGTATTAATTAATATTAAATCCAAAAAAGATCTCATAATAGATATTTTAAAAATGCTTCAATCCACTATTGAACAGGTTATTTTATCCATAAAAAATGGAGAAAATCAGATTTTTAGAATTCTAAAGACGTTATCTATATCTAAAAATAAACGTGTTTTCTAA
- the rplL gene encoding 50S ribosomal protein L7/L12 → MIKKLAEQLVNLTVQQVNELSNLLKNEYGIEPSDTLVVDSSKKKEISSEKEEKNIFNLILKSSGNSKLSVVKLVKEITGKGLKESKELVDNVPNVIKESIDKKEAEELKKKLEEIGADVELK, encoded by the coding sequence ATGATAAAAAAGCTAGCGGAACAATTGGTTAATTTAACTGTTCAACAAGTTAATGAATTATCTAATCTCTTAAAAAATGAGTATGGGATTGAACCATCTGATACTTTAGTGGTTGATTCTTCAAAAAAGAAGGAAATATCTTCCGAAAAAGAAGAAAAAAATATTTTTAACTTAATCTTAAAATCATCAGGAAATTCTAAATTATCTGTGGTGAAATTAGTTAAAGAAATCACTGGAAAAGGACTCAAAGAGTCTAAGGAATTAGTAGATAATGTTCCAAACGTTATTAAAGAATCTATTGATAAAAAAGAAGCAGAAGAATTAAAAAAGAAACTAGAAGAAATAGGAGCTGATGTTGAACTGAAATGA